In Halarcobacter bivalviorum, a genomic segment contains:
- a CDS encoding manganese-dependent inorganic pyrophosphatase: MAIYTCGHTTPDSDSICSAISLAYLLNKIGRDAIPARQGPVSPETQFILDRFGFEAPELKTEFAGEEIFITDYSDKGQAPADIDQATIVGIVDHHKLGDLTTSTPLECWIRPVGCTNTIVKEMYDYHKVEIPANIAGVMLCAILSDTVIFKSPTCTPLDIEVVRELAAIAGVEDFGALGMEMFKVKSAVEGVPVRDLILRDYKPFDMHGSAVGIGQLEVIDLAIFDSVKAELQADLDKLREENNLHTACLILTDIMKEGSEVLVSSADASVFEKAFDVKLEDGKVWLDGCLSRKKQIIPFLEPAFA, encoded by the coding sequence ATGGCGATTTATACATGTGGGCATACAACTCCTGATTCAGATTCTATCTGTTCAGCGATTTCGTTAGCTTATTTATTAAATAAAATTGGAAGAGACGCAATTCCTGCTAGACAAGGACCAGTTTCTCCAGAGACTCAATTTATTTTAGACAGATTTGGTTTTGAAGCTCCTGAGCTTAAAACTGAATTTGCTGGTGAAGAGATTTTTATTACAGATTATTCTGATAAAGGACAAGCTCCTGCTGATATTGACCAAGCAACTATTGTTGGTATTGTTGACCACCATAAATTAGGGGACTTAACTACTTCAACTCCACTTGAATGTTGGATTAGACCTGTTGGTTGTACAAATACAATTGTAAAAGAGATGTATGATTATCACAAAGTTGAAATTCCTGCAAATATTGCTGGTGTAATGCTTTGTGCAATCCTTTCTGATACAGTTATTTTCAAATCTCCAACTTGTACACCACTTGATATTGAAGTTGTAAGAGAACTTGCAGCAATCGCTGGTGTTGAAGATTTTGGTGCTTTAGGTATGGAAATGTTCAAAGTAAAATCAGCAGTAGAAGGTGTTCCTGTTAGAGATTTAATTTTAAGAGACTATAAACCATTTGATATGCATGGATCTGCTGTTGGTATTGGTCAATTAGAAGTTATTGATTTAGCAATTTTTGATTCAGTTAAAGCTGAATTACAAGCTGATTTAGACAAGTTAAGAGAAGAAAATAACTTACACACAGCATGTTTAATCTTAACTGATATTATGAAAGAGGGTTCTGAAGTACTTGTTTCTTCAGCTGATGCTTCAGTATTTGAAAAAGCATTTGATGTAAAATTAGAAGATGGAAAAGTTTGGTTAGACGGTTGTCTTTCTAGAAAAAAACAGATTATTCCTTTCTTAGAGCCTGCATTCGCATAA
- the ybaK gene encoding Cys-tRNA(Pro) deacylase, translating to MTPAINLLKKNKCNFKILKYDHDPECTNYGLEAAEKLNLDANQVYKTLLVELNPKELAVGIIPVNCMMSLKNIAKALGAKSAKMADKDEAQKTTGYLLGGISPFGQKKRLRTVLDESAKTFKTIYVSGGRRGLDIEVDIKDIEKLLNLTIADITSE from the coding sequence ATGACCCCTGCTATAAATCTACTTAAAAAAAATAAATGTAATTTTAAAATCCTAAAATATGACCATGACCCTGAGTGTACAAATTATGGTTTAGAAGCTGCAGAAAAACTAAATTTAGATGCTAATCAAGTATATAAAACATTATTAGTTGAATTAAATCCAAAAGAGTTAGCAGTTGGGATTATCCCTGTAAATTGTATGATGTCTTTAAAAAATATTGCAAAAGCTTTAGGTGCAAAAAGTGCAAAAATGGCAGATAAAGATGAAGCTCAAAAAACTACAGGATATTTACTTGGTGGAATTTCTCCCTTTGGACAAAAAAAGAGATTAAGAACAGTTTTAGATGAGAGTGCAAAAACTTTTAAAACTATTTATGTAAGTGGTGGAAGAAGAGGCTTAGATATTGAAGTTGATATTAAAGATATTGAGAAGTTATTAAATCTAACAATTGCAGATATTACTTCAGAATAA
- a CDS encoding helix-turn-helix transcriptional regulator, translating into MHLHEELTITAIKKGSLNIIFNEGKKLLKPKELIVINDHISHCATLNEVSEHGYVLYINKEYLKALEIFYDKDFEHIFSEKVYRKFISLCKILLDEKASLIFKEECFLEFCIDTFHKEEAQKCEENDNLAFKIKEYLDKNYLEELTLEEMSETFNLSTIHLIRVFKKEFGLPIHSYILNKKVHYAKELLASNLSIVEVALQSGFFDQSHLSRSFKRVFQLSPKEFQKSIFA; encoded by the coding sequence ATGCACTTACATGAAGAACTAACTATCACTGCAATTAAAAAAGGCTCTTTAAATATCATTTTTAATGAAGGCAAAAAGCTTTTAAAGCCTAAAGAGTTGATAGTTATAAATGACCATATCTCTCATTGTGCTACTTTAAATGAAGTCTCTGAACATGGTTATGTTTTATATATAAATAAAGAGTATTTAAAAGCTTTAGAGATTTTTTATGACAAAGATTTTGAGCATATTTTTAGTGAAAAGGTTTATAGAAAGTTTATCTCTTTATGTAAAATACTTCTTGATGAAAAAGCTTCTTTAATTTTTAAAGAAGAGTGCTTTTTAGAGTTTTGCATTGATACTTTTCATAAAGAAGAAGCCCAAAAATGTGAAGAAAATGATAATCTAGCTTTTAAAATCAAAGAGTATTTAGACAAAAACTATTTAGAAGAACTTACTTTAGAAGAGATGTCAGAAACTTTTAATTTATCAACAATTCATTTGATAAGAGTCTTTAAAAAAGAGTTTGGACTTCCTATTCATTCTTATATTCTTAATAAAAAAGTTCACTATGCTAAAGAGTTATTAGCGTCAAATCTAAGTATTGTAGAAGTAGCTTTGCAAAGTGGTTTTTTTGACCAAAGCCATCTAAGTAGAAGTTTTAAAAGAGTTTTCCAACTAAGCCCAAAAGAGTTTCAAAAAAGCATCTTCGCTTAG
- a CDS encoding TIGR00266 family protein, whose protein sequence is MNSHEIDYEIFGDSMQVVEIELDKDETVIAEAGMMSWMDSNIKFETKAGDGSSLNEGFFGKVWGMGKRLLTRESLFMTHFTNTVDKKQKVAFASPFPGKIMAVDLKETGKLICQKDSFLCAARGTKLDLEFNKRLTSGFFGGEGFILQSLSGDGKAFIHAGGTIVKKELKDEKLIVDTGSLVAFTEGLEYKVEVSSSIKSMLFGGEGIFLTTLEGTGTVYLQSLPFSRLADRIIAQIPKGEGHFDIADK, encoded by the coding sequence ATGAATTCTCACGAAATTGATTATGAAATATTTGGTGATTCTATGCAAGTTGTAGAGATAGAACTTGACAAAGATGAAACAGTAATAGCAGAAGCAGGAATGATGTCTTGGATGGATTCAAATATAAAATTTGAAACAAAAGCAGGAGATGGAAGTAGTTTAAATGAAGGCTTTTTTGGAAAAGTATGGGGTATGGGTAAAAGACTTCTAACAAGAGAGTCTTTATTTATGACTCACTTTACAAATACAGTTGATAAAAAACAAAAAGTTGCTTTTGCTTCTCCTTTTCCAGGGAAAATTATGGCAGTTGATTTAAAAGAGACTGGAAAATTAATTTGTCAAAAAGACTCTTTTTTATGTGCAGCAAGGGGAACAAAACTTGATTTAGAGTTTAATAAAAGATTAACATCTGGTTTCTTTGGAGGAGAAGGTTTTATTTTACAATCACTTAGTGGAGATGGTAAAGCTTTTATTCATGCAGGTGGAACTATTGTAAAAAAAGAGTTAAAAGATGAAAAACTGATAGTTGATACTGGAAGTTTAGTTGCATTTACTGAAGGTTTAGAATATAAAGTTGAAGTAAGTTCAAGTATTAAATCAATGCTATTTGGAGGAGAAGGTATTTTCTTAACTACTTTAGAAGGTACAGGAACTGTCTATTTACAATCTCTACCATTCTCTAGACTTGCTGATAGAATAATTGCTCAAATACCAAAAGGTGAAGGGCATTTTGATATAGCAGATAAATAA
- a CDS encoding DNA alkylation repair protein, translating into MAEQLKNVYTKEYIGNLANKIKEYYSSFDKEKFCKEIFDSSWESLELKQRMRHIAIVLNNNIKLEYKKQLEVLKFVSKYFYSFEAMFFQDFVEVYGLDDYEDSIKALEVFTLESSSEFAIRQFILKEEDKTMSQLKLWTKSENEHLRRLASEGCRPRLPWAVALPEFKKNPTKVLEILELLKNDKSKYVQKSVANNLNDISKDNPKLVIEFIQSNLGKTKELDWICKHAARTLLKKGDKEILVLFGYEKSKHVKIENFICDESLFIGDNLIFSFDLISEDEPLGKLRVEYIISYLKANGLYSNKIFVINQNEIKTFKKSFSKKQSFQNMTTRKHYKGKHKLSIVINSLIIKEHEFILK; encoded by the coding sequence ATGGCAGAGCAATTAAAAAATGTCTATACTAAAGAGTATATAGGAAACTTAGCAAATAAAATAAAAGAGTATTATTCTTCTTTTGATAAAGAAAAATTTTGCAAAGAAATCTTTGATTCTTCATGGGAAAGTTTAGAATTAAAACAAAGAATGAGACATATAGCAATAGTTTTAAACAACAATATAAAACTAGAGTATAAAAAACAGTTAGAAGTTTTAAAGTTTGTGTCTAAATATTTTTACTCTTTTGAAGCGATGTTTTTTCAAGATTTTGTGGAGGTTTATGGCTTAGATGATTATGAAGATTCTATAAAAGCCTTAGAAGTTTTTACCCTTGAATCTTCTTCTGAGTTTGCAATTAGACAATTTATTTTAAAAGAAGAAGATAAAACAATGTCTCAATTAAAACTTTGGACAAAATCTGAAAATGAACACTTAAGAAGACTTGCAAGTGAAGGGTGTAGACCAAGACTTCCTTGGGCAGTTGCTTTGCCAGAGTTTAAAAAGAACCCTACAAAAGTATTAGAGATACTAGAACTTCTAAAAAATGATAAATCAAAATATGTACAAAAAAGTGTTGCAAATAATCTAAATGATATCTCAAAAGATAATCCAAAACTTGTAATAGAGTTTATACAATCAAATCTTGGGAAAACAAAAGAGTTAGATTGGATTTGTAAACATGCAGCTAGAACTTTGCTTAAAAAAGGAGATAAAGAGATACTTGTTTTATTTGGTTATGAAAAAAGTAAGCATGTAAAGATTGAAAATTTCATCTGTGATGAATCACTTTTTATAGGAGATAACCTAATTTTTTCTTTTGATTTAATAAGTGAAGATGAACCTTTAGGTAAATTAAGAGTAGAGTATATAATCTCTTATTTAAAAGCAAATGGTTTGTATTCAAATAAGATATTTGTAATAAACCAAAATGAGATAAAAACATTTAAAAAGAGCTTTTCAAAGAAACAAAGCTTTCAAAATATGACCACAAGAAAACATTATAAAGGAAAACATAAGCTCTCAATTGTAATTAATTCTTTAATTATTAAAGAGCATGAATTTATTTTAAAATAG
- a CDS encoding diguanylate cyclase, giving the protein MKTINILLFILLFLIPSALFANKEQVVLQLSWLHQFEYAGYYAAKEKGFYDKVGLDVIIKEMNYLRKDSVIDDVLSQKINFAISYSSIIERYLNGDDIIFVANFLKRSPLVLISQKNIKLPTDMIGKRFMGGKDALKNTSFNLMLSQFNISEKDFIDVPQSFSIDDFIQKKVDVTSIYLTNQTYTLNKERVDYNIINPEDYGAEFYVNNLFTSKTEYIKYPNRVKAFKIATIKGWKYALEHKEELVDIILEKYNSQNKTREELLFEANQIENLILKSVYPLGSIDINRVKRIADTYVQLGIVKDKSRLSKLNNFIFEPEINNPIFTKGQKEYLKKKERLFLCIDPSWMPFEAIDEEGKHIGLTSDYFNIFRKELKIPITLVKTKSWSQTLEYMKSRKCDILSLAMKTKEREKYLNFSSAYITSPLVLATRPDITFIDDLTTLKDKKIGIVKDYSFEKTLKDRYPYLNFVQVKNVDDGLMKVIKGEIFGFVGVLPIAAYKFKESYLGQLKIAAKFDEKLELSIGFRNDEPELVHIFQNLLSRIGDEARQFIYNKYVAISYESRKDYTLVWYIVIFFVSIILVFVYWNRKLTSQKEETEKLLNELKITEKLLEEKNEKLEKLYITDKLTNVYNRQKLDAELEKEIYRSGRTGYKFSMIMVDIDHFKETNDEYGHQVGDIVLIEFAKILGSDLRQMDVLGRWGGEEFLIICPHTEKEGAIIKAEELRKAIEDYNFTKVGKKTASFGITTYKQGDTEESVLSRADKALYEAKAKGRNKAVFLL; this is encoded by the coding sequence ATGAAAACTATAAATATACTTTTATTTATCTTACTATTTTTAATCCCTTCAGCACTATTTGCAAATAAAGAACAAGTAGTATTACAACTATCATGGTTACATCAATTTGAGTATGCAGGTTATTATGCAGCTAAAGAAAAAGGTTTCTATGATAAAGTAGGTCTTGATGTAATTATTAAAGAGATGAATTATCTTAGAAAAGACTCTGTTATAGATGATGTTTTATCTCAAAAAATAAATTTTGCAATTTCATATTCAAGTATTATAGAAAGATACTTAAATGGCGATGATATAATCTTTGTAGCAAATTTTTTAAAACGTTCTCCTTTAGTTTTAATTTCTCAAAAAAATATAAAACTTCCAACTGATATGATTGGTAAACGATTTATGGGTGGAAAAGATGCTTTAAAAAACACCTCTTTTAATTTAATGCTTAGTCAATTTAATATTAGTGAGAAAGATTTTATAGATGTTCCACAATCTTTTAGTATTGATGATTTTATTCAAAAAAAAGTTGATGTCACTTCTATTTATCTAACTAATCAAACCTATACTTTAAATAAAGAGCGGGTTGACTATAACATTATAAATCCTGAAGATTATGGAGCAGAGTTTTATGTAAATAATCTATTTACTTCTAAAACAGAGTATATAAAATATCCAAATAGAGTAAAAGCTTTCAAAATTGCTACTATAAAAGGTTGGAAATATGCTTTAGAACATAAAGAAGAGTTAGTTGATATTATTTTAGAAAAATATAACTCTCAAAATAAGACAAGAGAAGAACTACTTTTTGAAGCTAATCAGATTGAAAATCTAATCTTAAAATCAGTATATCCTTTAGGGAGTATTGATATAAATAGAGTAAAAAGAATAGCTGATACTTATGTTCAACTTGGAATAGTAAAAGATAAATCGAGGTTAAGTAAATTAAATAATTTTATTTTTGAACCAGAGATAAATAATCCAATTTTTACAAAAGGACAAAAAGAGTATTTAAAAAAGAAAGAGAGACTTTTTTTATGTATAGATCCTAGTTGGATGCCTTTTGAAGCTATAGATGAAGAAGGGAAACACATTGGTCTTACAAGTGATTATTTTAATATTTTTAGAAAAGAGCTAAAAATTCCTATTACTTTAGTAAAAACTAAGAGCTGGAGTCAAACTTTAGAATATATGAAAAGTAGAAAGTGTGATATTTTATCACTAGCTATGAAAACAAAAGAGCGAGAAAAATATCTAAATTTTTCTTCTGCTTATATTACATCCCCTCTTGTTTTAGCTACAAGACCTGATATAACTTTTATAGACGATTTAACTACTTTAAAAGATAAAAAAATAGGAATAGTAAAAGATTATAGTTTTGAAAAAACTTTAAAAGATAGATATCCTTATTTAAACTTTGTACAGGTAAAAAATGTAGATGATGGTTTAATGAAAGTTATAAAAGGTGAGATTTTTGGTTTTGTAGGAGTTTTACCAATTGCTGCATATAAATTCAAAGAGAGTTATCTTGGTCAGCTAAAAATTGCTGCAAAATTTGATGAAAAGCTAGAACTTAGTATAGGATTTAGAAATGATGAACCAGAACTTGTACATATTTTTCAAAATCTTTTATCAAGAATTGGGGATGAGGCAAGACAGTTTATTTATAATAAGTATGTGGCTATCTCTTATGAAAGCAGAAAAGATTATACTTTGGTTTGGTATATAGTTATCTTCTTTGTTTCTATTATTTTAGTTTTTGTTTATTGGAATAGAAAATTAACTTCTCAAAAAGAGGAGACAGAAAAACTATTAAATGAGTTAAAAATTACAGAAAAGCTTTTAGAAGAGAAGAATGAAAAGTTAGAAAAACTTTATATTACTGATAAGCTTACAAATGTATATAATAGACAAAAATTAGATGCAGAGTTAGAAAAAGAGATTTATAGAAGTGGAAGAACTGGATATAAGTTTTCTATGATAATGGTTGATATAGACCACTTTAAAGAGACAAATGATGAGTATGGTCATCAAGTAGGAGATATTGTTCTTATTGAGTTTGCTAAAATTTTAGGAAGTGATTTAAGACAAATGGATGTACTTGGTCGATGGGGAGGAGAAGAGTTCTTGATAATTTGTCCTCATACTGAAAAAGAGGGTGCAATAATAAAAGCAGAAGAACTTAGAAAAGCTATTGAAGATTATAACTTTACAAAAGTAGGGAAAAAGACAGCAAGTTTTGGGATAACTACTTATAAACAAGGAGACACAGAAGAGAGTGTTTTAAGTAGAGCAGATAAAGCATTATATGAAGCAAAAGCAAAAGGTAGAAATAAAGCAGTATTTTTGCTATAA
- a CDS encoding 2-isopropylmalate synthase: MLYKKYKQYPSVENLERQWPNKTIEKAPIYCSVDLRDGNQALVNPLNEEQKLEYFQTLVKMGFKNIEVAYPSASDTDFNFVRKLIEEDLVPLDVAIQILIPAKKEWIKRSVEAMVGVKNAVFHLYNPTNEFQREVVFKKSKEEIISMAVESMEYLIELTSEFEGKVTYQYSPESFSQTELEFALEICNEVIKVVKPTVENKMIINLPNTLEACTANIYADRIEWMCNNLINKEAVIVSVHPHNDRGTSVASAELAVLAGAQKVEGTLFGNGERAGNLDLVNFAFNIYSQGIDPKLDLTFIDEVKKMYEKMTQLKVHERHPFVGEMIFTAFSGGHQDAVKKGIDFYRANKSEFWTVPYLPIDPRDINRTFENIIRVNSQSEKGGVAFIIEEFLNEKLSKESSIKFGKIVKKQSDSLQRELNKDEIINLYKENKDSFK, translated from the coding sequence ATGTTATATAAAAAATATAAACAATATCCAAGTGTAGAGAACTTAGAAAGACAGTGGCCTAATAAAACAATTGAAAAAGCACCAATATATTGTAGTGTAGATTTAAGAGATGGAAATCAAGCTTTAGTAAACCCTTTAAATGAAGAACAAAAATTAGAATATTTTCAAACTTTAGTGAAGATGGGATTTAAAAATATAGAAGTTGCATATCCAAGTGCTTCTGATACTGATTTTAACTTTGTTAGAAAACTGATAGAAGAGGATTTAGTTCCTTTAGATGTAGCTATTCAAATTTTAATTCCAGCTAAAAAAGAGTGGATTAAAAGAAGTGTAGAAGCAATGGTTGGAGTTAAAAATGCAGTTTTTCATCTATATAATCCAACAAATGAGTTTCAAAGAGAAGTAGTTTTTAAAAAAAGCAAAGAAGAGATTATTTCAATGGCAGTTGAGTCAATGGAGTATCTAATTGAACTTACAAGTGAGTTTGAAGGGAAAGTTACTTATCAATACTCTCCTGAGAGTTTCTCTCAAACTGAGTTAGAGTTTGCCCTTGAAATTTGTAATGAAGTAATAAAAGTAGTAAAGCCAACTGTTGAAAATAAAATGATTATAAATCTTCCAAATACTTTAGAAGCATGTACTGCAAATATTTATGCAGATAGAATAGAGTGGATGTGTAATAATCTGATAAATAAAGAAGCAGTAATCGTAAGTGTTCATCCTCATAATGATAGAGGAACTTCTGTAGCCTCAGCTGAATTAGCAGTTTTAGCAGGAGCTCAAAAAGTAGAGGGTACTTTGTTTGGAAATGGGGAGAGAGCAGGGAATTTAGATTTAGTAAATTTTGCTTTTAATATCTATTCTCAAGGAATAGACCCCAAACTTGATTTAACTTTTATAGATGAAGTTAAAAAGATGTATGAAAAAATGACACAACTAAAAGTACATGAAAGACACCCTTTTGTTGGAGAGATGATTTTTACAGCTTTTAGTGGTGGACATCAAGACGCAGTAAAAAAAGGTATAGATTTTTATCGTGCAAATAAAAGTGAGTTTTGGACAGTTCCATATTTACCAATTGACCCAAGGGATATAAATAGAACTTTTGAAAATATTATTAGAGTAAATTCTCAATCAGAAAAAGGAGGAGTTGCTTTTATTATAGAAGAGTTTTTAAATGAAAAACTAAGTAAAGAGAGTTCAATAAAGTTTGGAAAAATAGTTAAAAAACAAAGTGATAGCTTACAACGAGAACTAAATAAAGATGAGATAATTAACCTTTACAAAGAGAATAAAGACTCTTTTAAATAA
- a CDS encoding asparaginase domain-containing protein, whose amino-acid sequence MKVTVINTGGTFNKRYNPIKGQLEVPADNIALDKIIASCHNVEFEIKNIVSKDSLDMIDSDREAICEAIKSSENDKVIIVHGTDTVHLTSELIKQRRINKKIVFTGAMVPMSIDEVEATMNFSQALGFLSADVEDGTYIAMHGVVVDCSKLVKNRELGQFLIQE is encoded by the coding sequence ATGAAAGTAACTGTAATAAATACAGGTGGAACATTTAATAAAAGATATAATCCAATAAAGGGACAACTTGAAGTCCCTGCGGATAATATTGCTTTAGATAAGATAATAGCTTCTTGTCATAATGTAGAGTTTGAAATAAAAAATATTGTTTCAAAAGATAGTCTAGATATGATAGATTCTGATAGAGAAGCAATTTGTGAAGCTATTAAATCAAGTGAAAATGACAAAGTGATTATTGTTCATGGAACAGATACTGTTCATCTTACTTCTGAACTAATAAAACAAAGAAGAATCAATAAAAAAATAGTTTTTACAGGAGCTATGGTTCCTATGAGTATTGATGAGGTTGAAGCTACAATGAACTTCTCACAAGCACTTGGTTTTTTAAGTGCAGATGTTGAAGATGGAACATATATTGCTATGCATGGAGTAGTAGTTGATTGTTCAAAATTAGTAAAAAATAGAGAGTTGGGACAATTTTTAATTCAAGAGTAA